The Ruania alba genome window below encodes:
- a CDS encoding sugar-binding transcriptional regulator encodes MSAIAHAYYVEDESKVAIAKTHGISRFQVARLLQRAREQGLVRIDIRSADGVNVGLSSELREALGLTAAWVVEPDEEDPVELVGSTMARVLESTVQTGEVIGMNWSRALVTMTRHLTRLPRCTTVQLAGHAAIGTDLPDTSELVRRIARASGGDAFPIPAPLLVTDEAALRSLLGQPAIAAATAMFDSIDTAAISVGAWTAGESTVHASASERDRTQADAHGVVGEVNGRLFDQTGAPVENVIGNRVLGIHLDQLTRVPRLLAGAFGEVRAEATIAAVRAGYVNELVADRALAEAILARY; translated from the coding sequence ATGTCAGCCATAGCGCACGCGTACTACGTCGAGGACGAGTCGAAAGTGGCCATCGCCAAAACGCATGGCATCAGCAGGTTTCAGGTCGCCCGACTCCTGCAACGCGCACGCGAACAAGGGCTGGTCCGCATCGACATCCGGTCCGCCGATGGGGTGAACGTTGGCCTGAGTAGTGAGCTGCGGGAAGCGCTCGGCCTCACGGCAGCCTGGGTGGTCGAACCCGACGAGGAGGACCCCGTGGAACTTGTGGGGTCCACGATGGCGAGGGTCCTCGAGAGCACCGTGCAGACCGGCGAGGTCATCGGGATGAACTGGAGCCGCGCACTCGTCACGATGACGCGCCACCTGACGCGACTGCCGAGGTGCACCACGGTCCAACTCGCCGGTCACGCGGCGATCGGGACAGACTTGCCTGATACCTCCGAACTCGTGCGCCGGATCGCCCGGGCTTCGGGGGGCGACGCATTCCCCATCCCGGCCCCATTGCTCGTGACGGACGAGGCCGCTCTCCGATCACTCCTCGGACAGCCGGCAATCGCAGCGGCGACCGCGATGTTCGACTCGATCGACACGGCTGCGATATCGGTCGGCGCTTGGACGGCGGGCGAGTCGACCGTCCACGCGTCGGCATCCGAGCGCGACCGAACGCAGGCCGACGCACACGGCGTGGTCGGCGAGGTCAACGGGAGACTCTTCGACCAGACCGGAGCGCCTGTCGAGAACGTCATCGGCAATCGCGTACTCGGCATCCACCTCGACCAGCTCACGAGGGTGCCACGGCTCCTCGCCGGCGCCTTCGGGGAAGTGCGCGCAGAAGCCACGATCGCCGCAGTACGGGCGGGCTACGTCAACGAGCTGGTCGCCGACCGCGCCCTTGCCGAGGCGATCCTTGCGAGGTACTGA